The following proteins are co-located in the Echinicola sp. 20G genome:
- a CDS encoding alanine dehydrogenase: MGAKMAEISKEAGIYPKEALARVKTSDHSVLVGLPKENELQEKRVVLTPEAVALLVNNNQRVMVESGAGKPSKFTDKEYADAGAKVVYSAKEAFEAEVVLKVEPPSEEEIDYMKPGSCLISALQLGKQSADYIHTLNRKKITAVSFEHLEDKVGGMPVVRAMSEIAGSTVMLIAAEYLSSSKSGGKGLILGGITGVPPTNVVIIGAGTVAEYAARTGLGLGANIKIFDNHLYKLRRVKQLLGQQVYTSTIDNYTLGEALKEADVVIGALRAEKGRAKVVVSEEMVSAMMPGSIMIDVSIDQGGCFETSRMTTHDHPVFTLYDVIHYCVPNIASRVCRTASVSLSNIFTPILLQMADHGGAEEMIFNYKWFMKGVYTYRGSLTNAHLARKFQMNHKELQLLLAARY, encoded by the coding sequence ATGGGCGCTAAAATGGCTGAAATTAGCAAAGAGGCTGGGATTTATCCCAAGGAAGCATTGGCTAGAGTAAAAACTTCTGATCATTCGGTTTTGGTGGGGCTGCCAAAAGAGAATGAATTACAGGAAAAAAGAGTGGTGCTTACTCCTGAAGCAGTAGCTTTATTGGTCAATAACAATCAACGGGTGATGGTGGAGTCTGGCGCAGGGAAACCGTCCAAGTTTACAGATAAGGAGTATGCTGACGCAGGTGCCAAAGTAGTCTATTCGGCCAAGGAGGCCTTTGAGGCTGAAGTGGTGCTGAAGGTAGAACCACCCTCAGAGGAGGAAATTGATTACATGAAGCCCGGTAGCTGTTTGATTTCAGCCCTTCAGCTTGGAAAGCAAAGCGCAGATTACATTCATACCCTCAATCGTAAAAAAATTACTGCTGTTTCATTTGAGCACTTGGAGGATAAGGTAGGAGGGATGCCTGTGGTGAGGGCCATGAGTGAAATTGCAGGAAGTACAGTGATGCTGATTGCTGCTGAATATTTGAGTAGTTCAAAATCAGGGGGGAAAGGATTGATTCTCGGAGGCATTACTGGAGTTCCTCCTACCAATGTAGTGATTATTGGAGCGGGCACGGTAGCCGAGTATGCCGCCAGGACTGGATTAGGATTGGGGGCAAATATTAAGATTTTTGATAATCACCTTTATAAGCTAAGAAGGGTAAAGCAGTTGCTTGGCCAACAAGTCTATACTTCCACTATCGATAATTACACTTTAGGGGAAGCTTTAAAAGAAGCGGATGTGGTGATCGGAGCCTTAAGAGCAGAAAAAGGAAGGGCCAAGGTAGTGGTGTCGGAGGAAATGGTGTCGGCAATGATGCCGGGAAGTATTATGATCGATGTAAGTATCGATCAAGGGGGCTGCTTCGAAACTTCAAGAATGACCACCCATGATCATCCTGTATTTACTTTATATGATGTGATTCACTATTGTGTTCCTAATATCGCTTCTAGAGTTTGCCGCACGGCCTCAGTGTCCCTGAGCAATATTTTCACCCCTATTTTACTCCAAATGGCTGACCACGGAGGGGCAGAGGAGATGATTTTTAATTACAAATGGTTTATGAAGGGAGTGTACACTTATCGAGGAAGCTTGACAAATGCACACTTGGCTAGAAAATTCCAAATGAATCATAAGGAGCTTCAGTTGCTGCTGGCAGCCAGGTATTAA
- a CDS encoding response regulator yields the protein MSDADREKIRILYVDDEDNNLQAFKATFRREYKVHLAISAEKGREILNNNEIDIIITDQRMPEETGVDFLASVIPTHPEPIRILLTGYTDIQAVIDAINKGQVYHYLTKPWEEEYMKTVINNAFEVYSLRKENKKLTDDLLKANEQLEFLLRQKLLS from the coding sequence ATGAGTGACGCAGATAGAGAAAAAATTAGAATTTTGTATGTCGATGATGAAGACAATAACCTTCAAGCCTTTAAGGCTACTTTTAGAAGGGAATATAAAGTTCATCTAGCCATTTCTGCTGAAAAAGGCCGGGAAATACTTAACAACAACGAAATTGACATCATTATTACTGATCAAAGAATGCCAGAAGAAACCGGTGTAGACTTCTTAGCATCAGTTATTCCCACACACCCCGAACCAATTCGTATATTACTAACAGGTTACACTGATATCCAGGCCGTAATCGATGCAATCAACAAAGGCCAGGTTTACCATTATCTGACTAAGCCTTGGGAAGAAGAGTATATGAAAACAGTGATCAACAATGCTTTTGAAGTATATTCCTTAAGAAAAGAGAATAAAAAACTAACGGATGACTTGCTAAAAGCAAATGAGCAACTTGAATTTTTGCTAAGGCAAAAATTGCTTTCCTAA
- a CDS encoding ThiF family adenylyltransferase, which produces MILENIEGVNINYQALVMPATSNSRDNSVLSQLLEDPSIEKIDQLDVQLAELIKINNPTEKLTQEDLSQRVKDYFLTNSRDGYGNWVYYHWRRQLIRVLEEKDFISLRTSRNRYKITQEEQELLYTKKIGVIGLSVGQSVALSLAMERSFGELRIADFDTLELSNVNRIRTGLYSLGLKKVWVVSREIAEIDPFLKVVIYDEGITNENIDDFFESDGGLDLLVEECDSLPVKISSRIKAKSMGIPVIMDTSDKGMMDVERFDLEPERPVFHGFLKKFGEESRLADNLVDNYREILLSILHFEQLSERLKFSMSEIGKTITTWPQLASSVIMGGAMGAHYSRMILLNQDVPSKRFYVDLDAFLKE; this is translated from the coding sequence ATGATTTTAGAGAATATAGAAGGGGTAAATATTAATTACCAAGCCCTTGTTATGCCTGCAACCTCCAACAGTAGAGACAATAGTGTCCTTTCACAACTTTTGGAAGATCCATCAATAGAGAAAATTGATCAGTTAGACGTCCAATTAGCTGAATTAATCAAAATCAATAATCCAACAGAAAAGTTGACTCAGGAGGATTTGTCTCAAAGGGTCAAAGACTATTTTTTGACTAATTCAAGAGATGGGTATGGGAATTGGGTGTATTACCATTGGCGCAGGCAACTGATTCGGGTTTTGGAGGAGAAGGATTTTATCAGTCTTCGGACGTCAAGAAACCGGTACAAAATCACTCAAGAGGAGCAGGAATTGCTGTATACAAAAAAGATAGGTGTGATCGGGCTTTCTGTAGGGCAGAGTGTGGCGCTTAGCTTGGCAATGGAAAGATCATTTGGAGAATTAAGAATTGCGGACTTTGACACGCTCGAGCTGAGTAATGTCAATAGGATCAGGACAGGTCTTTATAGTTTAGGACTAAAGAAAGTTTGGGTGGTTTCTAGAGAAATAGCGGAGATAGATCCATTTCTCAAAGTGGTGATTTATGATGAAGGAATTACCAATGAGAACATCGATGATTTTTTTGAAAGTGATGGAGGCTTAGACTTGTTGGTTGAGGAGTGTGATAGCTTGCCTGTAAAAATTAGCAGTCGAATCAAAGCAAAGTCAATGGGTATTCCTGTAATAATGGATACCAGTGACAAGGGGATGATGGATGTTGAACGGTTTGATTTGGAGCCTGAACGACCTGTTTTCCATGGTTTTTTGAAAAAATTTGGAGAAGAAAGTAGATTAGCGGATAATTTAGTAGATAATTATAGGGAGATTTTATTATCAATTTTGCATTTTGAGCAATTATCAGAAAGATTAAAATTTAGCATGAGTGAAATTGGCAAGACCATTACTACTTGGCCTCAATTAGCTTCTTCCGTGATCATGGGAGGGGCAATGGGCGCACATTATTCTAGAATGATTCTACTAAATCAAGATGTTCCTTCTAAAAGGTTTTATGTTGATCTAGACGCTTTTTTAAAAGAGTAG
- a CDS encoding 7TM diverse intracellular signaling domain-containing protein yields the protein MVSGCGSKLSEARKKEIKVNHYQLLDVSNNDIANASILEEFDSSVMLDLGIRQDTVFVKAIIDQDGLLNSGVEAVLEVRGPTIRYLEVFEKDYDGIYKSLGVAGTFKDKEGKLDQLNPYFDLDESKTGEFVYKVFAEEPISFETSVYEVDAFKMVVSRRMMLANIYVGIMLALFLYNLILYFSVRDKVYLIYCCYTLFISLAQLSLAGYASTIIFKSNFRLYEQSIIIFSALSGVFAVMFIRSFLKTRLLIPKLDKVLIFIGVLYFAILIVRLLSFIDVSYKMTDLAGMMVAIFFFCSAIVTAWKGYRPAIYFLVAWAFFLFGVVIFVLRNQGIEPLGDLSSYPMLIGTAVEAILLSLALANRINILKKEKEQQQHGKLEALKENERLIKEQNVILEEKVKLRTEELEQTLKNLQNTQTQLVNQEKMASLGQLTAGIAHEINNPINFVSSNISPLKRDVKDVLEIVEAYREKGKEEFSESSRKELEDLEEDLEFDYLIEEISMLLKGMEDGAKRTVEIVKGLRLFSRVDEQDVKKVDLHDGINSTLVLLNSTMGKIEVNKFYGEVPMVECLAGKINQVFMNIISNAIQALLEQGAKNENPAINITTSSNESTVKLEIEDNGPGMPEHVKERIFEPFFTTKAVGKGTGLGLSIVYKIIENHQGTLDVFSEEGRGTKFVIILPIYQKTPRNEQ from the coding sequence ATGGTTAGCGGCTGCGGCAGCAAGCTCTCTGAAGCAAGAAAAAAAGAAATCAAGGTAAACCACTATCAGCTATTGGATGTGAGCAATAATGATATTGCCAATGCATCAATATTAGAAGAGTTTGATTCAAGTGTGATGCTAGACCTGGGGATTCGTCAAGATACTGTTTTTGTCAAAGCAATAATCGATCAAGATGGGCTGCTGAACTCGGGAGTTGAGGCTGTTTTGGAAGTGAGAGGGCCGACAATTCGTTATTTAGAGGTCTTTGAGAAGGATTACGATGGTATTTATAAGTCTCTTGGAGTTGCGGGTACTTTTAAAGATAAGGAAGGGAAACTGGATCAATTAAACCCTTATTTTGATCTTGACGAAAGCAAAACCGGGGAGTTTGTTTATAAGGTATTTGCGGAGGAACCCATATCATTTGAGACTTCAGTTTATGAAGTAGATGCTTTCAAGATGGTGGTGTCAAGGAGAATGATGCTAGCGAATATTTACGTTGGGATCATGTTGGCATTATTTCTTTACAACTTGATTCTTTACTTTTCTGTCAGGGATAAAGTGTATTTGATCTATTGTTGCTATACACTTTTTATCTCTTTGGCCCAGCTTTCACTTGCGGGCTATGCATCCACTATTATATTCAAGTCCAATTTCAGGCTTTATGAACAAAGTATAATCATCTTTTCTGCTTTGTCAGGGGTTTTTGCAGTAATGTTTATTCGATCTTTTTTAAAAACCCGATTACTAATTCCAAAACTGGACAAAGTTTTGATTTTTATTGGGGTGCTATATTTTGCAATTTTGATCGTCAGACTGCTATCGTTTATAGATGTCAGCTACAAAATGACTGACTTGGCTGGTATGATGGTTGCTATCTTTTTCTTTTGTTCGGCAATTGTGACGGCTTGGAAAGGGTATCGTCCAGCGATATACTTTTTGGTTGCTTGGGCATTCTTTTTATTTGGAGTGGTGATTTTCGTTTTAAGGAATCAGGGGATAGAACCTTTGGGCGATCTTTCCAGTTATCCCATGCTTATTGGTACAGCAGTAGAAGCAATATTACTTTCTTTGGCATTGGCCAATCGAATTAATATATTGAAAAAAGAAAAAGAGCAACAGCAACATGGTAAGCTAGAAGCCTTGAAAGAAAATGAAAGGTTAATCAAAGAACAGAATGTTATTTTGGAGGAAAAGGTTAAATTGAGAACTGAAGAGCTAGAGCAGACTCTAAAGAACCTTCAAAATACACAGACTCAATTGGTCAATCAAGAGAAAATGGCTTCTTTAGGGCAACTGACGGCAGGGATTGCGCACGAGATCAATAATCCCATAAACTTTGTTAGCTCCAATATATCTCCATTGAAGAGAGATGTGAAAGATGTATTAGAAATCGTGGAGGCTTATCGAGAGAAAGGTAAAGAAGAGTTTTCAGAAAGTTCTAGGAAAGAACTTGAAGATTTGGAAGAAGATCTTGAGTTTGATTATTTGATAGAGGAGATTTCGATGCTCCTGAAAGGGATGGAAGACGGGGCCAAAAGAACTGTTGAAATTGTAAAAGGGCTAAGGCTTTTTTCTAGAGTGGATGAACAGGATGTCAAAAAAGTGGACCTCCATGATGGTATAAATAGTACATTAGTTCTCCTCAATAGTACCATGGGTAAGATTGAAGTAAACAAGTTTTATGGGGAAGTTCCTATGGTAGAATGTTTGGCTGGAAAGATCAACCAAGTGTTTATGAATATCATTAGCAACGCTATTCAGGCCTTATTAGAACAGGGGGCTAAAAATGAAAATCCTGCTATTAATATTACCACCTCCTCTAATGAGTCCACGGTGAAACTAGAGATTGAGGATAATGGGCCTGGAATGCCAGAGCATGTGAAGGAAAGAATTTTTGAACCGTTTTTCACCACCAAAGCTGTTGGAAAAGGTACTGGCCTAGGCTTATCGATTGTTTATAAAATAATAGAAAATCACCAAGGAACATTGGATGTTTTTTCAGAAGAAGGGAGGGGAACCAAGTTTGTAATTATTTTGCCTATTTATCAAAAGACACCACGAAATGAGCAGTAA
- a CDS encoding hybrid sensor histidine kinase/response regulator has translation MSSKIHVLYLDDEDNNLNSFKASLRRDFKIYTALNAEEGLEVAQNNEIHVVIADQRMPGMTGVEFFEKLVKIKPDPIRILLTGYSDIASVIDAINKGEVYRFIDKPWNIEQIKNAIKTAADIFFTRKELKEKNARLEKMHSEMNQFVYSLSHELRGPLMSISGVSKLAKMESTDRAILEYFEMIDSATVKLDDFIYKMLDFYRSTKIDNVVTSINFEELLAEQYEAYMSKWDMNGINVEINVEQDEKFNSDEAKLRVIFNNLFGNAYKFQNEEAIDKFIKINVEVADGSALIKVADNGIGIDEKYQEEVFDLFHRATQKNVGSGIGLYMVKESVEQLKGKIELISSLGKGTEFRITIPSL, from the coding sequence ATGAGCAGTAAAATTCATGTATTGTATTTGGATGACGAGGATAATAACCTTAATTCCTTTAAAGCCAGTTTGCGAAGGGATTTTAAGATTTATACAGCCTTAAATGCTGAAGAAGGATTGGAGGTGGCTCAAAACAATGAGATTCATGTAGTGATCGCTGACCAGAGAATGCCTGGTATGACAGGTGTCGAATTTTTTGAGAAATTAGTAAAGATAAAGCCAGATCCGATTAGAATATTGCTTACAGGATATTCGGATATTGCTAGTGTCATTGATGCCATTAATAAAGGTGAGGTGTATAGGTTTATTGATAAACCGTGGAATATCGAGCAGATTAAAAACGCTATTAAAACTGCAGCTGATATCTTTTTTACTAGAAAGGAATTAAAGGAGAAGAATGCTAGGCTAGAAAAAATGCATTCTGAGATGAACCAGTTTGTTTATAGCCTTTCCCATGAACTCAGGGGGCCATTGATGAGTATTTCAGGTGTGTCTAAGCTTGCTAAAATGGAAAGTACTGACAGGGCGATTTTGGAGTACTTTGAAATGATAGATTCAGCTACTGTAAAGTTAGATGACTTTATCTATAAGATGCTGGATTTTTATAGATCCACGAAGATAGATAACGTGGTTACTTCCATCAATTTTGAGGAGTTGCTAGCAGAGCAATATGAGGCCTACATGAGTAAGTGGGACATGAACGGAATCAATGTAGAGATTAATGTTGAGCAAGATGAAAAGTTTAATTCCGATGAAGCAAAACTAAGGGTGATTTTTAATAACTTATTTGGCAATGCCTACAAATTCCAGAATGAAGAGGCAATAGATAAATTTATCAAGATTAATGTAGAAGTAGCTGACGGTTCAGCATTGATCAAAGTAGCTGATAACGGAATTGGTATAGATGAAAAATACCAAGAAGAGGTTTTTGATTTGTTTCATAGGGCAACACAGAAAAATGTGGGTTCAGGAATAGGCTTGTATATGGTGAAAGAATCAGTGGAGCAACTCAAAGGAAAAATAGAGTTGATATCAAGCTTAGGGAAAGGGACAGAGTTTCGGATTACCATCCCATCATTATAG
- a CDS encoding SIMPL domain-containing protein — translation MKKAFLLFAVILIGSMAAFAQTVSNTIQVTGKSEISIIPDEAIVMVNIQKKSLKASDASAMLNKKIKEVENLVKKSDIKDYKITTENYRVNINRIYRDGSAKDSGYIASQTVKIKLENPKNDIVKLVENLNNIEEIMYDVSFSISDEMTKTYEKELLKSALLDAKEKALQISETMELGELKVHNINYSSSQSNYPRPVQMEYMRAQKNMSDGASPTFTPEEQKLSDEVHVTFKFVD, via the coding sequence ATGAAAAAAGCATTCTTATTATTTGCAGTTATTTTAATAGGCAGCATGGCCGCATTTGCCCAAACTGTATCAAATACAATTCAAGTTACCGGGAAAAGCGAAATTTCCATTATCCCTGATGAAGCCATCGTCATGGTCAACATACAGAAAAAATCCCTAAAAGCTTCTGATGCCTCAGCCATGCTCAATAAGAAAATCAAGGAAGTAGAAAATTTAGTCAAGAAAAGTGACATTAAAGATTATAAAATTACGACCGAAAACTACCGCGTAAACATCAACCGAATCTATAGAGACGGCAGCGCAAAGGACAGTGGTTATATCGCCTCTCAGACTGTAAAAATAAAATTAGAGAACCCTAAAAATGACATTGTCAAATTAGTGGAAAACCTAAATAACATTGAGGAAATCATGTACGATGTGTCTTTTTCCATATCTGATGAAATGACCAAAACTTACGAAAAGGAACTTTTAAAATCAGCCCTCCTGGATGCAAAGGAAAAAGCTTTACAAATTAGTGAGACCATGGAGTTAGGCGAATTAAAGGTGCATAACATCAATTACAGTTCAAGCCAGTCAAATTATCCAAGGCCGGTTCAAATGGAATACATGAGAGCTCAAAAAAATATGTCAGATGGTGCCTCCCCTACCTTCACTCCTGAAGAGCAAAAACTCTCTGATGAAGTGCATGTCACATTTAAGTTTGTCGATTAA
- a CDS encoding inorganic diphosphatase, whose product MINPWHDVHIGDEAPEYVMGVIEIPKGSKGKYELDKKTGMLILDRVLFSAVHYPANYGFIPQTFCEDHDPLDILIISQIDIPSMTLVKAKVIGVMRMVDGGEADDKIIAVAADDQSVNYINDIDELPPHLMKETHRFFEDYKKLENKEVKVEDFLGKEDAMRIIRESIDLYDKNFRNQK is encoded by the coding sequence ATGATTAATCCGTGGCATGACGTTCACATTGGAGACGAAGCTCCTGAATATGTGATGGGCGTTATTGAAATCCCTAAAGGAAGTAAAGGAAAATATGAGCTGGACAAGAAGACCGGCATGTTGATTTTGGATAGGGTTTTATTTTCAGCTGTTCATTACCCTGCTAATTATGGTTTTATCCCACAAACTTTTTGTGAAGATCATGACCCATTGGATATTTTGATCATTTCTCAGATAGATATTCCATCTATGACTTTGGTAAAAGCAAAGGTGATTGGAGTCATGAGAATGGTTGATGGTGGTGAAGCGGATGACAAAATCATTGCTGTAGCGGCAGATGATCAGTCCGTGAATTATATCAATGACATAGATGAGCTTCCTCCTCATTTGATGAAAGAGACGCACCGATTCTTTGAAGATTATAAAAAGTTGGAGAACAAAGAAGTGAAGGTGGAGGACTTTCTGGGTAAGGAAGATGCCATGCGTATTATTCGTGAAAGCATCGATCTTTATGACAAGAATTTCAGAAATCAGAAATAA
- a CDS encoding 1-acyl-sn-glycerol-3-phosphate acyltransferase has product MSKFDHIRPFYDTEVNKAILGIVDDPMMKAIMNFTFPEMDDKEWKKQLSRTHSIRDFQINFIYPAIRMVLKKSSEGLSYSGFDKLDQHTAYLFISNHRDIILDTSLLNYTLYNNGQMMTSSAIGDNLVKKPFLMALSRLTRNFIVQRGLPARELLESSKLMSAYIQELLMHENRSVWIAQREGRTKDGNDATHKGVLKMISMARGEQSEMDYFKQLNIVPVSISYEYDPTDMLKMPELMAKSREEVYVKEKNEDFITLLNGIIGQKKRIHIHVDTALDQEIDLIVKSADSPNKQFQALCDVIDDKIIANYKLWPTNYIAHDLLNNSDQFAGEYSADEKEAFEERLKSGVDMKDEVAVRNFLAMYANPVTNQEALKVKE; this is encoded by the coding sequence ATGTCCAAGTTTGATCATATAAGACCATTTTATGATACTGAAGTCAACAAAGCCATTCTGGGGATAGTTGACGATCCTATGATGAAGGCCATCATGAATTTCACATTTCCAGAGATGGATGATAAAGAATGGAAGAAGCAATTGAGCAGAACACACTCCATTCGTGATTTTCAGATCAACTTTATCTACCCAGCCATCCGGATGGTGCTTAAAAAAAGTTCTGAAGGATTGAGCTATTCAGGCTTTGATAAATTGGATCAGCATACAGCTTACCTTTTTATTTCTAATCACCGGGATATCATATTGGATACATCTTTGCTGAACTATACTTTGTATAATAATGGTCAGATGATGACTTCTTCTGCTATTGGGGACAATTTGGTGAAGAAACCATTTTTGATGGCATTGTCCAGGTTGACCAGGAATTTCATTGTTCAGCGGGGTTTGCCTGCCAGAGAGCTACTGGAGAGTTCCAAACTAATGTCAGCTTATATTCAGGAGCTCCTGATGCATGAAAACCGTTCTGTATGGATAGCTCAAAGAGAAGGCCGGACCAAGGATGGAAATGATGCAACACACAAGGGGGTGCTGAAGATGATATCCATGGCTAGGGGAGAGCAGAGTGAAATGGATTACTTTAAGCAGCTAAATATCGTTCCGGTTTCTATTTCTTATGAATATGATCCCACAGATATGCTGAAAATGCCGGAGTTAATGGCCAAATCACGCGAGGAGGTGTATGTCAAGGAAAAGAATGAGGATTTTATTACGCTACTGAATGGGATAATTGGCCAGAAGAAGCGAATCCATATCCATGTGGATACGGCGCTGGATCAGGAAATTGACTTGATTGTAAAGTCAGCGGATTCTCCCAATAAACAATTTCAGGCATTGTGTGACGTGATAGATGATAAGATTATTGCGAACTATAAGCTTTGGCCAACCAATTATATAGCTCATGATTTGTTGAATAATAGTGATCAGTTTGCTGGTGAGTATAGTGCTGATGAAAAAGAAGCGTTTGAGGAAAGGCTGAAAAGTGGGGTGGATATGAAAGATGAAGTTGCTGTAAGGAATTTTTTGGCAATGTATGCGAATCCTGTAACCAATCAAGAGGCTTTGAAAGTGAAGGAGTAG